CGACCTGACGCAGAAGCTGCGCGAACTCGATGACAAGTCGCGCTGGCTGTATGACGCGCTGACCGCGCTGCAGCGAGAGCACGGCGCTGTGCCGCCGGTCGCGGCAGCCGCACCGGACAGCCAGGCAACGGCCGCGACACAGGTCGCAGACCCGGTACCTGCTCCGCTCGTTTCGCCGACGCCTCAGTCCGTCAGCGCGCAGGCAGCCCCGCTCGATGCGCTGCACGCGCCTGGCGTGCGGGTTGCTGCCGTCACCCAAGGCATGACGCCGGCAGCGCCCGAAGTGCGCAGCCCCTCAGCCCGCCCGCCGTGGTCAGCCCTGTGGGCGCGCCTGATGGGCGGCAATCCGCTGGCGCGCATCGGCGTGATCGTGCTGTTCTTCGGTGTCGCGTCAGCGCTGCGGCTGGCCGCGCAGGCCGGCCTGCTGCCGCCCCAGCTGCGCCTTGCCGGCGCGCTGGCGGTCGGACTGGTCATGATCGTCGCCGGCTGGCGCATGACGGGCGACGGACCGCGCCGCATGTTCGCGCTGGCGGTGCAGGGCGGCGGCTTCGCGCTGCTCTATCTGTCGGTCTACTTCGCGCTGGCGCACTACGGCTTCATCGGACCGGCGCCGGCCTTCGGCCTGTTCGCCGCGCTGGGCGCCGCCTGCGCGCTGATGGCCGCACGCCAGTCGGCGCAAAGTCTGGCGCTGCTCGGCCTGTCCGGCGCCTTCGTGGCACCGGTGCTCGCCGCCACCGGGCGGGGCGATCACATCGTGCTGCTGTCCTATACCCTGCTGCTCGACATCTTCATCATTGCGCTGTCCTGGCGCCATGCGTGGCGCGCGCTGATACTCGCCGGCTTCCTGTTCACCTTCGTGATCGGCACCGGCTGGGGACTGCGCAGCTACACGCCGGACGACTACCTCGCGGTGCAGGGCTTCCTGATCGCCTTCTTCCTGCTGTTCAGCGCCACCCCTGTCGCGCTGACCGTTGCACGCGCGCCGGAGGACCGGGGCAGGACATCCGGGTGGAACTCCGGCAGCCTGCTGTTCGGCCCGCCGCTGGCGGCCGGCGTGCTGCAGGCCGCGCTGATGCAGCCTTTCGAGTACGGCGACGCGCTCAGCGCGGTCGCGGCCGGCCTGTACTACCTCGCGCTGGCCTGGCTTCTGCGGGCGCGGGTGCCGGACGCATCGCTGGCCTTGTGCGCACACGCCGGCATCGGCGCGGCGCTGCTGACGCTGGCCGTGCCGCTGGCGTTCGACCTGCAGATGACGGCCGCGGTCTATGCGGTCGAGGGGGCGGCCGCACTGTGGTACGGCTGTGTGCGCGGCTCGAAGCTCACGCTGTGGGCCGGCGCGGCACTGCAGGGGCTGGCCGGCCTGTGGCTGGTCGCCGCGCTACCCGATCTGACGCTGAATTGGCCGCTGGTCAATGGTCGCGCCCTGGGCTGCCTGCTGATGGCCGGTGCGGCGTTGGCATCGGTACGCGTGCTGCGCGCCACGGCTGCGACCGGTGACGGGCTGCCGCAGGCACTGACCCTCTGGCTGGCCGGCTGGTGGCTGTTCGGCGGTCTGGCCGACATCGAAGATTTCGCGCCGTCCGCGCTGCAGCCGGCGCTGGCGCTGCTGTTCGCAATCGCCAGCGCCGCCTTCGCCGAACAACAGGGGCGCCGCCGCAACTTCGTCATCGCGCGCGCGCTCGCAGCCTTGTCGCTGCCGATGCTGTGGGCAGGCAGTCTGGTCGGCTGGGACATGCAGCACCATCTGCTGTTCGGCGCGATGGCACTGGCCTTGCCGCTCGCATGGGCGACCCATCTGTGGATCCTGCGCCGACAGGACGAAGACGAGGCCGGCCTTTTCAGCCGCTTCCGCCATGTTGCGACGGCCTGGACGCTGCTGCTGTCGATCGGCGTCGAAGCCGGCGGCTGGCTGGATGTGTGGCTGCCGGGGCAGGACCTGTGGCGCTGGCTCGCCTGGATCATGGTCTGGTTGATGGCCGGCATCGCACTGCAGCGTGCCCTGGCCGTCGATCGCGACGAATGGCCGTGGACTGCGCAGCGCGACCGCTACGAAAGCCACGTGCTGCGGCCGATCGCCGCGCTGCTGCTGCTGGCGGTCGCGGCGCTGCAGCTGGCACAGGATGGCGGCTCGGCTTTGCGCTACCTGCCACTGGCATCGGCCCTCGATCTGGCCAGCATCGCCGCCCTGCTGTGGCTGGCACGCGGCCGGCCACAGCCACTGCTACCCTTGCCGCTGACCGGCGCCGTCGGTCTGCTGTGGGTGTCGGCGCTGGCCGCGCGCAGCGTGCATCATCTGGCCGGGGTGGCCTGGTCGGCAGAGGCCATGTTCCAATCCACGCTGCTGCAGGCCACGCTGTCACTGACCTGGACGCTGGCCGCACTCGCACTGATGATCCACGCCACCCGCAATGGCGCGCGTACCCTGTGGTTCGCCGGCTTCGCACTGCTTGCCGCGGTCGGTGCCAAGTTGCTGATGATCGATCTGGCCAGCGCGGGCACCGTCGAATGGACCGCCTCCCTGCTCGGGATCGGCGCACTCATACTGATTGCCAGCTATGTCGCGCCGGTGCCGCCTGCCACCGCCCCCGAAGGAGTCACACCTTGAATGCACGATTGACCGCCGCCCTCACCCTTGCCCTGTGCGCCTTCGGCAGCGCACACGCTGCCGACATCAAGCCCGGCCTGTGGGAATTCAAGTCGAAGCTGGCGATGCCGGGCATGCCCGACATGTCGGCGCAGATGGAAATGATGCAGCAGCAGATGAAGAATCTGCCGCCCGAGGCGCGCGCCATGATGGAGAAACAGATGGCCGCGCAGGGCGTCGCGATGGGCAGCGGCGGCGCACTGCAGGTATGCATCACGCCGGAGGATGCCAAGGGCGCGAACGTCTACACGGGCAAGACCGACGGCGACTGCCGCTACACGAACGTCACCAACAGCGCGACCCGCGTCAAGGGCACGATCACCTGCACGAAGCCGAAGGCCAGTGGCGATTTCGAAGCCATCATCGACAGCCCGACCCATTTCACGTCGAAGGTGAACATGCAGTCGGCCGAAGGCGCGATGACTGCCGACACCGACGCACGCTGGCTGGCCGCCGACTGCGGCAAGATCAAACCGACGGCGCGCTGAACGCCGGCGGGCGGCCCGGATGGTGTCTGTGCGACTGCATCCGGGGAACCGGGGGCCCCAGATGTCCTCGAAGCTGACGCAGACCCTTGATTTCACGTATCGTCCGCGCTTCGACTTCCGGTGCCGGCGCTGACCGCACCGACTTGTGCACCTTCCCCCTCCGCATGCTGCCGGCGCGCGGCCAGACCTGAAGATGGCTTTACACCGCCGACGACATCCTTCCACGCTCGGCTTCGACGCGTTCGACATGGCCTGGGAGACGAGCCCGCCTGGCGTCGTCTATCTGTCCCTGCGCGTGCGTCGCAGCGTGCTGTTCGCGCTGGCGGTGGCGGTGTGCCTGCACCTGGCGCTGCTGGGCTGGATACTGCACAAGGACAGCATGCCCGAGCTGCCGCTGACCGGCACGCCGAGCGAAACCATCAGCGCCCGCCTGGTCCAGCCGGAAGCGCCGCGTCCCCGCGCCGAGCCGCAACCGCCCGCGGTGCAACCGGCGCCCGTTCCGCCGCCGCCGACCCGTCAGGCCGAGCGACCCAAGCGCGACCGCAAGCCCGCGCCGGTCAAGCCGCAGCCGGAAGTGCTGCGCGCGCCGGTGCCCGACCCGGCCCCGGCCCCGCCGCCGCAGGCGCCGACCCGGCCGAAACTCGACGACGAACCGACCGACATGGCGTCGTACGTCAATCGGCAGCGCGAACGACGGCAGGCGGCCGAAGCCTCGGAAGGGCAAGAGACTGCTGCCGGCATTGCGCGCGAACGGGTGCTCAGCGCGGACGAGATCGCCATGGCGAACATCAAGCGCAACCTGCAGTCGGGCACCAGCGGCGTGTTCCAGATCACCCGCAAGGGCGTACGGACGGCGTCTTTCGTGTTCCGCGGCTGGACCACCGACGCGGTCAACGCGCGCCGTGAATACATTGAGGTCGATGCGGGTGTCGGCGGCGACATCGAGCGTGCGCTGGTCAAGCGCATGATCGAACTGATCCGCCGCTACTACCAGGGCAATTTCAACTGGGAATCGCGCGTGCTCGGTCGCACCGTCGTGCTGTCGGCGGCACCCGAGAACAACGCCCAGCTGG
The sequence above is a segment of the Methyloversatilis sp. RAC08 genome. Coding sequences within it:
- a CDS encoding DUF2339 domain-containing protein, producing MLTAILCLLGLVAGAAHGGIESFVGAAVGLAAGLWISARSAQRERDLTQKLRELDDKSRWLYDALTALQREHGAVPPVAAAAPDSQATAATQVADPVPAPLVSPTPQSVSAQAAPLDALHAPGVRVAAVTQGMTPAAPEVRSPSARPPWSALWARLMGGNPLARIGVIVLFFGVASALRLAAQAGLLPPQLRLAGALAVGLVMIVAGWRMTGDGPRRMFALAVQGGGFALLYLSVYFALAHYGFIGPAPAFGLFAALGAACALMAARQSAQSLALLGLSGAFVAPVLAATGRGDHIVLLSYTLLLDIFIIALSWRHAWRALILAGFLFTFVIGTGWGLRSYTPDDYLAVQGFLIAFFLLFSATPVALTVARAPEDRGRTSGWNSGSLLFGPPLAAGVLQAALMQPFEYGDALSAVAAGLYYLALAWLLRARVPDASLALCAHAGIGAALLTLAVPLAFDLQMTAAVYAVEGAAALWYGCVRGSKLTLWAGAALQGLAGLWLVAALPDLTLNWPLVNGRALGCLLMAGAALASVRVLRATAATGDGLPQALTLWLAGWWLFGGLADIEDFAPSALQPALALLFAIASAAFAEQQGRRRNFVIARALAALSLPMLWAGSLVGWDMQHHLLFGAMALALPLAWATHLWILRRQDEDEAGLFSRFRHVATAWTLLLSIGVEAGGWLDVWLPGQDLWRWLAWIMVWLMAGIALQRALAVDRDEWPWTAQRDRYESHVLRPIAALLLLAVAALQLAQDGGSALRYLPLASALDLASIAALLWLARGRPQPLLPLPLTGAVGLLWVSALAARSVHHLAGVAWSAEAMFQSTLLQATLSLTWTLAALALMIHATRNGARTLWFAGFALLAAVGAKLLMIDLASAGTVEWTASLLGIGALILIASYVAPVPPATAPEGVTP
- a CDS encoding DUF3617 domain-containing protein, yielding MNARLTAALTLALCAFGSAHAADIKPGLWEFKSKLAMPGMPDMSAQMEMMQQQMKNLPPEARAMMEKQMAAQGVAMGSGGALQVCITPEDAKGANVYTGKTDGDCRYTNVTNSATRVKGTITCTKPKASGDFEAIIDSPTHFTSKVNMQSAEGAMTADTDARWLAADCGKIKPTAR